A stretch of the Vigna radiata var. radiata cultivar VC1973A chromosome 7, Vradiata_ver6, whole genome shotgun sequence genome encodes the following:
- the LOC106765446 gene encoding DNA replication licensing factor MCM5, with product MSGWDEGAVYYSDQALAGDDGAGARGEASTDSNHSLLQKFKEFIRSFETANNVFPYRESLLHNPKFLLVDMGDLDTFDSDLPAKIRSSPSDILPLFETAAAQVLVSLKTKVAGDTGVMEDPIPGDVQILLTSKEDPISMRSLGAQYISRLVKIAGITIAASRTKAKATYVTLICKNCKKGKQVPCRPGLGGAIVPRSCDHVPQPGEEPCPIDPWLVVPDKSRYVDQQTLKMQENPEDVPPGELPRNLLLSVDRHLVQTVVPGARLSIMGIYSVYQASNSSTSHKGAVAVRQPYIRVVGIEETNETQSRGPAAYTQDEIEEFKKFAAEPDAYKNICSKIAPSIFGHDDVKKAVACLLFGGSRKHLPDGVRLRGDINVLLLGDPSTAKSQFLKFVEKTAPIAVYTSGKGSSAAGLTASVIQDSSTREFYLEGGAMVLADGGVVCIDEFDKMRPEDRVAIHEAMEQQTISIAKAGITTVLNSRTSVLAAANPPSGRYDDLKTAQDNIDLQTTILSRFDLIFIVKDVRMYSQDKIIANHIIKVHASAGRAGALMGESKTSKEENWLKRYLQYCRNECHPRLSESATTLLQNHYVKIRQDMRKQANETGEAAAIPITVRQLEAIVRLSEALAKMKLSHLATEENVQEAVRLFTVSTMDAAKSGINQQINLTPDMANEIKQAETQIKRRIGIGNHISERRLIDDLSRMGMNESIVRRALIIMHQRDEIEYKRERRVVFRKA from the exons ATGTCAGGGTGGGACGAAGGAGCCGTCTACTACAGCGACCAAGCACTCGCCGGAGACGACGGTGCGGGCGCCCGTGGGGAGGCCAGCACCGATTCGAACCACTCCCTCCTCCAGAAATTCAAGGAATTCATCCGAAGCTTCGAGACCGCCAACAACGTCTTCCCTTACAGAGAGAGCCTACTCCACAACCCTAAGTTCCTTCTAGTCGATATGGGAGATCTCGACACGTTCGACTCCGACCTTCCTGCCAAAATCCGCTCTTCCCCCTCCGATATTTTGCCCCTG TTCGAGACGGCAGCGGCGCAGGTTCTGGTGAGTTTGAAGACCAAGGTTGCTGGAGATACTGGAGTCATGGAGGATCCTATTCCCGGTGATGTTCAGATTTTGCTCACCTCCAAGGAGGATCCGATCTCCATGAGATCGCTTGGG GCTCAGTACATATCGAGACTGGTTAAAATTGCCGGAATTACTATTGCTGCCTCCAGGACTAAGGCAAAGGCCACTTATGTTACCCTGATATGTAAAAACTGTAAGAAGGGGAAGCAGGTTCCATGTCGGCCAGGACTTGGAGGAGCCATTGTTCCTCGATCATGTGATCATGTTCCTCAG CCTGGAGAAGAGCCTTGCCCAATTGATCCCTGGCTTGTGGTCCCTGACAAGAGCAGATATGTTGACCAACAAACTTTGAAGATGCAGGAAAATCCAGAG GACGTTCCACCTGGAGAGCTTCCTAGAAACCTGCTTCTCTCTGTTGATCGTCATCTGGTTCAGACAGTAGTACCTGGCGCAAGATTGTCAATCATGGGAATTTATAGTGTCTACCAGGCTTCTAACTCTTCTACATC CCACAAAGGAGCTGTTGCAGTTAGACAGCCTTATATTAGGGTTGTAGGCATAGAAGAAACAAACGAGACCCAGTCTCGTGGTCCAGCTGCATATACACAAGACGAG AtagaagaatttaaaaaatttgctGCCGAACCTGATGCGTATAAAAATATCTGCTCCAAAATTGCTCCATCTATATTTGGTCACGATGATGTCAAAAAGGCTGTAGCCTGTCTTCTGTTTGGAGGGTCAAGAAAG CATTTGCCCGATGGGGTCCGGTTAAGAGGTGACATCAATGTGTTGCTTCTGGGTGATCCATCTACAGCTAAGTCACAG TTTCTGAAGTTTGTTGAAAAGACTGCTCCTATTGCTGTTTATACTTCTGGGAAAGGTTCATCAGCTGCTGGCCTTACAGCTTCTGTAATACAGGATAGCAGTACG CGTGAGTTTTATCTTGAAGGAGGAGCCATGGTCTTGGCTGATGGAGGTGTTGTATGTATTGATGAGTTTGATAAAATGAGACCAGAAGATAG AGTTGCTATTCATGAAGCCATGGAACAGCAAACAATATCCATTGCCAAAGCGGGAATAACAACTGTTCTTAACTCACGGACTTCAGTACTTGCGGCTGCCAACCCTCCATCTGGACGTTATGATGATCTCAAG ACTGCACAGGATAACATTGACTTGCAGACTACCATTCTTTCTCgttttgacttgatttttattgtgaaaGATGTCAGAATGTACAGTCAAGACAAG ATAATTGCTAATCATATCATAAAGGTCCATGCATCGGCTGGACGGGCTGGTGCATTGATGGGTGAGAGCAAAACTTCTAAAGAAGAGAATTGGCTGAAGAG GTATTTACAATATTGTCGAAATGAATGCCACCCTCGCCTATCCGAATCTGCAACGACATTATTGCAGAATCATTATGTGAAAATCAGACAG GATATGAGGAAACAGGCGAATGAAACTGGAGAAGCTGCAGCAATACCGATAACTGTAAGGCAGCTGGAAGCAATTGTTAGGTTGAGCGAAGCACTTGCAAAGATGAAACT ATCTCATCTTGCTACTGAGGAAAATGTGCAAGAAGCAGTAAGGCTTTTCACTGTGTCCACAATGGATGCAGCTAAGTCCGGGATAAACCAACAAATAAATCTTACACCTGATATGGCAAATGAAATAAAG CAAGCTGAAACTCAGATAAAGAGAAGAATTGGGATTGGAAACCACATATCAGAAAGGAGGCTGATTGATGACCTTAGCAGAATGGGGATGAATGAGTCTATC GTAAGAAGAGCTCTTATAATCATGCACCAGAGGGACGAAATAGAGTACAAGAGAGAAAGACGTGTTGTATTTAGGAAGGCATGA